Within the Streptomyces sp. R41 genome, the region TCCATCGGCCACGACCTCGGCATGGCCACCGGCTCACTGCAGTGGATCATCAATGGCTACGTCCTCGGCTACGGCGGCCTGATGCTACTCGGCGGCCGCACCGCCGACCTGCTCGGACGCCGCCGCGTCTTCCTCGTCGCGCTGGCCGTCTTCGCCGCCGCCTCGCTGCTCGGCGGCCTCGTCGACAGCGGCTCGCTGCTGATCGCCACCCGCTTCGTCAAGGGCGTGGCCGCCGCCTTCACCGCGCCCGCCGGCCTGTCGATCCTCACCACGACGTTCCCGGAGGGCCCGCAGCGCAACCGGGCGCTGTCGGTCTTCAGCCTCTTCGGCGCCCTGGGCTACTCCTCGGGCCTGATCCTGGGCGGTCTGCTCACCGGGATCGGCTGGCGCTGGACCTTCCTGATGCCGGTACCGCTCGCCCTGCTCGCACTCGTCGTCGGCCTGATCCTGATCCCGCGCGACCGCCGCACCGAGACCGGCGGTCAGGACCCGGCCGGAGCGGTCACCCTCACCGCAGGCATGCTGCTCGCCGTCTACGCCGTGGTCACCGCCCCTCAGACGGGCTGGACCTCCGCGGCGACGCTCGCCGCCTTCGGCGTCGCCGCCCTGCTGCTGCTCGCCTTCGTCCTGATCGAGCAGCGGGTCCGGCATCCGCTGGTCCGCTTCGGCATCCTGCGCAAGGCCACCACGGTCCGGGCCAACCTCAGCATCGTCGCGCTGATGGGCTCCTACCTCAGCTTCCAGTTCATGATGACGCTGTACCTGCAGGACGGGCTCGGCTGGTCCCCCCTGCGCATGGCCTTCGCGCTGCTGCCCGTCGGCCTGATCGTCGCCGTCGGCTCGCCCCTCACCGGCCGACTCGTCAACCGCTTCGGCACCGCGCCGCTGATCATCACCTCGATGACCTCGCTGACCCTCGGCTACGTGTGGTTCCTGGCGACGGCCGGCTCCTCACCCGACTACGTCACCGCCATGCTCCCGTCCCTGCTGCTTCTCGGCGGCGGCTTCGCGTTCGGCTACAGCGCCATCATGGCCCAGGCCACCGAAGGCATCGCCGACTCCGAACAGGGCCTCGCCTCCGGCCTGGTGCAGACCTCCGGCCAGGTCGGCGCCGCCCTGGTCCTCGCCGTCCTCACCGCCGTGATCACCCAAGCAGGCGACAGCGGCGCCGACTTCACCGCCTACCACCCCGGCCTGAACCTGGTCACCGGAGTCGCCGCGGTCGGGCTGCTCTTGAACCTGGTCCCCGTGCTGCGTCTGCGGCGGCGCTGAGCCCCGACAGACCGAAAGCCGACCCGGGGCTGGCCCCGGGTCGGCTTTCCGCGAGCACCGCTCACGCGAGGTTCTTGGTGAAGAACTCCTCCAGCTTGTCGAACGGGATCAGGTCCGTCCTGTCGTACAGGTCCACGTGGTTGGCGCCCGGGACGACGTACAACTCCTTCGGCTCCGCGGCGAGTTCGCAGGCATCCTCGCTGAAGTAGCGCGACTGCGCGTGCTCACCCACGACGAACAGCAGGGCCCCCGGCGAGATCGACGCGACCTCGACGGGGATGGCGTCGTGGACGGCCTGCACGGCTTCGGGGATGGTCATGACGTCGTCGTGCTCCTGCGCCACCAGCGTGGGCATGGTGATGGCGGAGGCGTACTTCGCAGGTGACTGCTCTGCCAGATGGAAGCCGGTGCGCTCCAGCACGGCCTGGTCGAGGCGGTCGTAGCCGCCCTCGAAGCCGAGGGCCTTGGAGAACTGTTCGCCGATGGAACGGCCCTCCAGCGGCTGGAGCATGACATTTGCCTGGATCTCGGCGAACTCCTCGGGGTGCTTGGTCCAGGCGACGGCGGTGGAGTTGGCGCCCAGGCACACCGACAGCAGGGCCTTCTTCATGTTCTTGGTGTCGGGGCGTGCTGCGGCGTAGCGCCTCGAAGCCGCCGAAGCGGTCCCAGCCGGGCAGGTGTCCGGGGTAGCCGTAGCGGTTGCCGGGGGAGAAGTGGTTGTGGGTGATCAGCCGGTCGGAGTCGGCCGGGATGAACCACCCTTCGAGAGGAACGCCGTCCATCGACGGGAACGTCACGTCCTCGTAGGCCAGGCCCAGTTCGGAGGGGCGGCGCAGCAGAGGCGCGCGCCGGCCGTCGGTGGTGCCTTCCGTCCACGGCCCGACGAATCAGTTGAATGCCGGCTCGGCCATGTCGAGTTCGGTCATGGTGCGCTCCTGATTTCCCGGCAAGGGTGCTTGATGTGTGAACGGATTTCCCGCATCTTGAGCTCTGCCTGGATAGAGAAAGAGGGGGGAGGGATTCTCCCGGGGAAGAATTCCTCCCCCCTCTGGGGGGCGGGGTGAATCCGGGGTCAGATCGTCGCGGTGTCGATAACGAACCGGTACCGGACGTCGCTCGCCAGCACCCGCTCGTACGCCTCGTTGATCTCGGACGCGGCGATGACCTCGATCTCGGCGCCGAAGCCGTGCTCGGCGCAGAAGTCCAGCATCTCCTGGGTCTCGGCGATGCTGCCGATGGCGGAGCCGGCGATCGACCTGCGGCCCATGATCAGAGGGAAGACGTTGACGGAGATCGGCTCCTCTGGGGCGCCGACGTTGACCAGGGCTCCGTCGATCTTCAGCAGGTTCACGTACCCGCTGAAGTCCAGCGGGGCCGAGACCGTGGAGACGATCAGGTCGAAGGTGCCGGCCAGCTCCTCGAAGGTCTTCGGGTCGCTGGTGGCGTAGTAGTGGTCGGCGCCCAGTTTGAGGCCGTCGCCTTGCTTGCGCAGGGACTGGGAGAGGACGGTGACCTCGGCGCCGAGCGCGTGGGCGATCTTGACGCCCATGTGGCCGAGGCCGCCCAGACCGACGATCGCGACCTTCTTGCCGGGGCCCGCACCCCAGTGCTTGAGCGGGGAGTACAGGGTGATGCCCGCGCACAGCAGCGGGGCGGCCACGTCGAGGGCGAGGCCGTCGGAGATGCGGACGGCGTAGTTCTCGTCGACGACGATCTTCTCGGAGTAGCCGCCGTAGGTGGGCTGACCGTCCTTGTCGAGATAGTTGTACGTCTGGATCATGCCGCCGCCGGTGCAGTACTGCTCCAGGCCGGCCTTGCAGTGGTCGCACTCGCGGCAGGAGTCGACGAAGCAGCCGACGCCCACCCGGTCGCCGACCTGGTACTTCGTGACGCCAGGGCCGACCTCGGAGACGACACCGGCGATCTCGTGACCGGGGACCATCGGGAAGATGGCGGTGCCCCAGCCCTCCTGGACCTGGTGGATGTCGGAGTGACAGATACCGGCGAACTTGATGTCGATCAGCACGTCGAATTCGCCGACCGGGCGCCGCTCGATGGTGGTGCGCTCCAGCGGAGCCTTGGCGGCGGGAGCGGCGTAAGCAGCAACGGTGGTCATGTGGGGGATCTCCTAGCAGTGCTCTCGCGCCCGGCTGCCTTCCGACCAGGCACGGTGACGAGCATGCCTCGCCGCCGGGAAATCACCCAGGGCAGGAATGTGCCTACGTTCGCGGTTCCTACCACTGTCAGAGTCAGGCTCTTGCCCATCGGCATGCGAATTGCGTCGTGCCCTCAAGAATTCAGTTCGCTCACCGTCTCCTTCTCATGGACAAGACCACGAGAAGGCAAAGGGGGGATAAAAGTCTCCCTGCCGCGAGTGTCGCCGGTGATGCAAGACTTCCGGCGTGATCGGCCGCCGCTGCCAAGGCGCGCGGTCGCCCTCTCCTCGCGGCGGCGTTGATCCCGCGCCTGCTGCCCCGCTGTTGTTCACGACTGTCCCGTCCGTGATGCGAAGGCGTACGTATGTCTGCTGACCTCTCTGAATCCGCAGTTCCACCCTCGACCGAATCGGGTGAGTCCCCCTCGGGGCCCAGCCGACGTACCGTCATCGCCACCGGTGTCGTGGTGGGCGGTGCCGTGGTGGCCGGAGGGACGTTCCTCGCCGGCTCGGAGGAGGCCACCGCCGCGGAGGCGGCGCCCTCCAGCCGGGTCTCCCTCACGGTCAACGGCACCCGCCGCACCGTGACGGTGGACAACCGCACCTCGCTCCTCGACCTGCTGCGCGAGCACCTCGACCTGACCGGCTCCAAGAAGGGCTGCAACGCCGGGGCCTGCGGGGCTTGCACGGTGCTGGTCGACGGTCAGCGGGTCAACTCCTGTCTGACGCTGGCCGTTCGGCTGGAGGGCGCCGACGTCACCACGATCGAGGGCCTGGCCAAGGGCGACCAACTCCACCCGCTGCAGCAGGCGTTCATCGACGAGGACGCCTTCCAGTGCGGGTACTGCACCCCGGGCCAGATCATGTCCGGCGTCGCGTGCATCCAGGAGGGCCACACCAACTCGCCGGAGGAGATCCGGGAGTACATGAGCGGCAACGTCTGCCGCTGTGGCTGCTACGTCAAGATCGTGCGCGCGGTCGAACAGACCGCGGGCCGGAAGTAAGGCGGCCCACCATGCATCCCTTCTCCTACACCCGCGTCTCCGACACCCGTGAAGCCCTCAAGGCCGGTGGCGCAGGTGGTCGTTACATCGCTGGGGGGACCACGCTGGTAGACCTGATGCGGGAGACCGTCGAGCGACCCGAGGCGCTGGTCGACATCTCCGGCCTGCCGCTCCGCGAAGTCACCGTCACCGAGCGCGGGGGTTTGCGCATCGGAGCGCTGGTGCAGATGGCCGAGGCCGCCGCGCACCCCAAGGTGCGCACGCTGTATCCCGTCATTTCCCAGGCCCTGGAACTGAGCGCGTCCGCCCAGCTGCGGAACATGGCCACCATCGGCGGCAACATCATGCAGCGCACCCGGTGCACCTACTTCCGTGATGTGACCGCTGCCTGCAACAAGCGTGAGCCCGGCTCGGGTTGCGCGGCGCGGGAGGGCTTCAACCGGATGCACGCGATCCTCGGCACCTCCGACGCCTGCGTGGCCACCCACCCTTCCGACGTGGCCGTGGCCTTCGCTGCCCTGGAGGCAACGGTGCATCTCCTCGGCCCAGAGGGCGCGCGCACCCTGCCGTTCGCCGACTTCCTGCTACGGCCCGGCACGACCCCCAACCGTGAACAAGCCCTCAGAAAGGGCGAGTTGATCACGGCTGTGGAGATCCCGACGCTTCCGCGTCCGCTCAAGTCCGGATACCTGAAGGTGCGCGACCGGCAGTCCTACGAGTTCGCCCTGACCTCGGCGGCGGTCGCGTTGCACGTCCGGGACGGGGTGATCCAGGAGGCGAAGGTCGCCGCCGGTGGGGTGGGGACCGTGCCGTGGAAACTGCCCGCCGTCGAGCAGCACCTCGTCGGCGAGCGTCCCTCGGAGTCCCTGTGGACGTCCGCTGCTGCGCAGGCGGCGGACGGCGCCCGTCCCCTTCAGCACAACGGCTTCAAGGTCGAGCTCCTGAAGCGGACCGTCGAACGCCAGCTGCGCATCGTAGGAGGTACGAAGTGAGCCCCCAGCCGCAGGCAGCCGTGGGCGCGCCGCTGTCCCGGGTGGACGGCCGGCTCAAGGTCACCGGCAAGGCCCTGTACGCCGCCGAGCACGACGCCGAAGGTGTGATGCACGCCGTCATCGTCGACGCGAGCATCGGACGTGGCCGCATCAGGTCCATCGACACACGCGCCGCCGAGAAACACGCGGGCGTGCTGCGGGTGATTCACCACGGCAACGCCCCGAAACTGCCCTACCGCGACAACGCCGGGTCCAACAACCCGGCCGGGCGCAGACTTCGGGTCTTCCAGGACGACCAGGTGCTCTTCCACGGCCAGCCGGTCGCCGTCGTGGTGGCCACCACCCTGGAGGCCGCCCAGCACGGCGCCAGCCTGGTCAAGGTCCGCTACGACGCCGAGAAGCCCTCGACCGACATCACCAAGGCCGAGCCGGGCGAGCCGACGCCCTATGCGCGCGGGGATGCGGAAGCAGGGCTGCGCTCCTCGGCCGTACGGCTGGACCTGAAGTACGAAATGGCCCGAAACCATCACAACCCGATGGAGCCGCACGCCACCGTCGCCCGCTGGGAGGGCAACCGGCTGGCGGTGTGGGACAAGACGCAGTGGGTGATGGGCACGCACGACGAGATCGCCGCGGTCTTCGACCTCCCGGCGGACGCGGTGCGGGTCATCAACCCGTTCGTCGGCGGCGGCTTCGGCAGTGGACTGCGCTGCTGGCCACACACCATCGTCGCCGCGCTGGCCGCGCGGGTGACGCGGCGCCCGGTGAAGCTGGTGCTGTCGCGCAAGCAGATGTACTTCGGCACCGGTTTCCGGCCGGCCTACGAGTACCGGCTGCGCCTCGGCAGCGACCGGCGCGGCCGGCTGAACGCCGCGATCCACGACATCGACCACGAGACCTCGTCGTACGAGACGTTCTTCGAGGCCGTCCTGGGCACGGGCCAGATGATGTACAGCATGCCCAACGTCCGCCAGGCGTACCGGCAGGTGCCGTTGGACGTGAACACCCCGATCTGGATGCGCGGGCCCGGCTTCGCCCCCGCGTCGTTCGTGATCGAGTCGGCCATGGACGAGCTCGCGCACGAACTCGGCATCGATCCGATCGAGCTGCGCCGGCGCAACGAACCGGCCGAGGACGAGTCGACGAACGAGCCTTTCTCCTCCCGACGGCTGAGCGAGTGCTACACGGTCGGCGCCCGCGAGTTCGGCTGGGACCGCCGCAACCCCAAGCCGCGCTCCACACGGGACGGGAACCTGCTGATCGGCCTGGGCATGGCCGCCGGGGCCTACGACTGCGGGCGGTATCCGGGGCAGGCCAGGGCGCGGCTGGATGCCGACGGCACGGCGGTCGTGGAGGCGGCCACCACCGACATGGGGCCGGGCACGTACACGTCCCAGACCCAAGTCGCCGCGGACGCCCTCGGGTTGACCATGCGCGCGGTCACGTTCCGGCTGGGGGACTCGGAGTATCCGTTCACCTCGCCGCACGGCGGTTCGTCGACCATGGCCAGTGTCGGCTCGGCCGTCGTCGACGCCTGCAACAAGGTGCGGCAGCAGGCGATCAAGCTGGCCGTGGAGGACCGCGAGTCGCCGCTGTACGGGGTGAACGCGGACGACGTGGTCGTGCGCAACGGCCGACTGCACGACCGGAACAACACGGCGCGCGGAGAGACGTACAAGAGCCTGCTGGCCCGCAATGACCGCTCCCACCTGGAGGCGAACGGTTCTTACGAAGGGCCTGGCTCCGAGCGCTCCGCCTACTTCGCCTACAGCGCGACCTTCGCCGAGGTCTCGGTGGACGCGGACCTGGGGCTGGTGCGGGTGCGCAAGATGCTCGGCGTATACGACGCGGGGCGGATCATCAGCCCCAAGCTCGCCGAGAGCCAGGCGTTCGGCGGGATCGTGGGCGGCATCGGCCAGGCGCTGTTGGAGCACACGGTCACCGACCACCACGACGGGCGGATCGTGAACTCCAGCCTTGCCGACTACCTCGTGCCCGTGAACGCCGACGTCCCCGAGATCAGGTCGATCTACCTGGAGGGCGAGGACAACGCCGGCAACCTGCTGGGCGTCAAGGGACTCGGCGAGGTCGTCCAGGTCGGTGTGGCGGCCGCGATCGGCAACGCGGTCTTCAACGCCACCGGCCGACGGATCCGTCAACTGCCCATCACCGCCGAGGCGTTGCTCTGACGACACCGCCTCCATAGACGGGTCCGGCAGCCGAACCCCCCCGTACGGCTGCCGGACCTCCCAGGGTCGTCGCCGCGTATGCGCCCCCGTGGACGCGGCGGCGACCCGACCCACCTTCTGCGACAGCGACCGTCTGTTCTGGAGACCCTCATGCTGAACATCGCGGACACACTGCACCGCTGGTGCCGCGAGGAACGCCCCTTCGCGCTCGCCACCGTCGTCGACGTCACCGGCAGCGCACCCTTGCCCATCGGTACGTCGGTGGCGGTGGACGAGGATGGCAACGCCATCGGCAGCATCTCCGGTGGCTGTGTCGAGGGGGCGGTATACGAGCTGTGTCGGCAGGTGCTGCGGGACCGAGGCATCCCCCAGCGCGCGTGGTTTGGCTACTCCGACGACGACGCTTTCGCCGTGGGCCTGACCTGCGGCGGGGAACTCGACGTACTTGTGCAGCGTGTCGACCCGGCCGCCCAGCCGCATCTCGGCGCGGCGCTTGCCGAGGCGGTCGAGGGACGGCCCGCCGCAGTCGCCCAGGTCGTGGACGGGCCCGGGGGATTGCTCGGCGCCACTTTGAGCGTCCTCGGCGACAGCTGGATCGCCGACCGCGCGCTCGGCGACGGGCCGACCGGCCGGGCCGTGGGAGACCGCGCCACCGCCCAACTCCGCAGCGGAAGCACCGGACTTGTCTCTCTCGGCGGAGACGCCGACACCTGCCCCGAGCAGCTCACTGTCCTCGTCCACGCGGCCACCACCCGTCCCCGCATGCTCATCTTCGGCGCCATCGACTTCGCCGCCGCCCTCGCCCAGGCCGGCCGCTTCCTCGGCTACCACGTCACCGTGTGCGACGCCCGCCCCGTCTTCGCCACCGAAGCCCGTTTCCCGTACGCCGACGAGGTGGTCGTCGACTGGCCCCACCGCTATCTGGCACAGACGACCGTGGACGCCCGGACCGCCGTCTGCGTCCTGACCCACGACGCCAAGTTCGACATCCCCCTGCTCCAGCTCGCCCTCGAACTGCCCGTCGGCTACGTCGGCGCGATGGGCTCCCGCCGCACCCACGACGAACGTCTGCGCCGTCTGCGTGAAGTAGGGGTCACGGACGGGCAGTTGGCCCAGCTGCGCTCCCCGATCGGCCTCGACCTCGGTGCCCGCACCCCCGAGGAGACGGCCATCTCCATCACCGCCGAGATCATCGCCCACGCCAACCGGAGGACCGGCCTGCCCTTGGCTCGGGTCAGCGGCCCGATCCACCGCGTTTCCGGCGCTGCTTCAGACATTCATGAGGTGTGCGATTTTCTGTGACCTTCCTTTGAAGGCGTGAGCGGAACGGGAAGCTTCTACGACGAGTCCACTGTCACACGGGACGTCCACCAGTTCCGCGCCACCGCCCGCCCCGGCAACTCGGGCGAACCGGTGCTGACCACTGACGGGCAGGTGTACGGGATGGTCTTCGCCCGTTCCTCCGCCCACCCGGAAACGGGGTACGCGCTCGCTGCCGACGAGCTGCGCGGCCTCGCCGAGCAGGGCGCCCGGGCTGACGGGCCCGTCGGGACACGGGCTGTTTCCTCGTAGCAGCCGGCGCGGCCCGGCACGTACGCGTCCCCGTCCCCGCGGGTGACACCGGTGGGGACGGACGCGGCGCCACTATGCTGCGAAGGGGCCTCGAACGAGCTGCGGGGAACGGGCGGCAGCATCGGCCGGGTTGCGGCACGGCGAGGGCGTCACCCTGGCTGACGAAGAGGACACCCTGGCCGGCGAATCCGTGGCCCAGCACCGTCGGGTCGCTCCTGCTGGTTCATGCCGTCGCAGGGAAGAGGCGCTGGACGGCGGCGACGATGGCTGCCCGGCGGGTCGCCAGGAAGGCGTCGCGTTTCTCGCCGAGGGGGGCGAGGTCGGTCTGGCCGGCCCACGACAGAGCCAGCTGACTGACGAACACCAGGATGTCCTCGGGCTCCCATGCGGGATCGAGGTGGCCGGCGTCCTGTGCTTTGCGCAGCTGCTCGATCTTGCGGCGCAGGGACTCCTGGAACGGGTCATCGGGGGGAGTCTCCCCGGCCGGAAGTTCCAGTTGGCCCCACATCATCAGCCGGTGGCGTTCGGGGTGGCGGATGGCGTGGTCATGCATGCGGCCGGCGTAGCCCGGAAGGTCGGCGGGATCCAGGGGAACGGCTTCGGCCATGGCCGCGAGCTCCCGGCCGACGACGAACCGGTAGAGCGCCTCCTTGCTGCGGAAGTACGCATAGACGCGTTCTTTGCTGGTACGCGCTGCCTTGGCGATCCGCTCGACCCGCGCTCCCGCGATGCCGTGGCGGGCGAATTCGGCGGTGGCCGCGGAAATGATGCGGTCACTGGTGGCGTCGGTGACGCTGCTACGGGAGGCCATGGCGCCCAGTTTAACCAACCGAACCGTTCGGTTTGGCAGCGGCGACTGATAGCTGTATGTTCGAACCGAACAGTTTGGTTTGACATGCAGGAGTAGATCATGCAGCAGCGCAATCTGGGCCGTCAGGGCCTGACCGTCTCCGAGATCGGCTACGGCGCGATGGGCACCGCAGTCGGCTACGGCCCCTCGGACGACACCGGGTCGATCGCCGCGATCCGCCGCGCTCACGAGCTCGGCGTGACCCACTTCGACACCGCGGAGATGTACGGCTGGGGAGAGGGCGAGAAGCTGCTTGGCAACGCTCTGGCCCCGATCCGCGACGAGGTGACGATCGCGACCAAGTTCGGCCTCACCCCGACCTTCGCTCCGAACTCGAAGCCGGAGCACATCCGGGAGGTCGTCGAGAACAGCCTCCGCAACCTGAACGTCGACGTGATCGACGTGCTCTACCAGCACGGCCCCGACCCGAGCGTCCCGATCGAGGACGTGGTCGGTGTGATGAAGGAGTTCGTCGACGCGGGCAAGGTCAAGTACCTCGGTTTGTCCAACACCGACAGCGACGCCATCCGTCGCGCCCACGCGGTGCACCCGATCTCGGTCCTGCAGCACGAGTACTCGATCTTCGCCCACGACTCCGAGCAGTTCTTCCCCGTACTGGAGGAGCTCGGCATCGGCCTGGTCGCCTACTCCCCGCTCGCCCGCGGTTTCCTCAGTGGCGCGGTCAAGTCCCGTGAGCACTACGACGCGAGCGACTTCCGCCAGATGATTCCCTGGTGGGCTCCGGAGAACTTCGACCAGAACCTCTCCATCGTCAGTGAGCTGACCAAGCTCGCGGAGAGCAAGGGCGTCAGCCTGTCCCAGCTCGCCCTGGTCTGGCTGCTGGCGAAGAAGGACTACATCGTCCCGATCCCCGGCTCGCGCAACCCCGAGCGCGTCGCGCAGAACGTCGCGGCCGCCGACCTCAAGCTGACCGCCGACGACCTCGCCCGCATCGACGAGATCGCACCCGACGGCGGCATCGGCGGACGAGGTATGTGACGCCCCTGCCCGCCGGCGCCTGGCTGACTGCTACGGGCAGGCAACCCGCACTCATCGTTCAACTCGTGTGTAACGGGCGCCTGTTACCTGGCGGCGCGTACCAGGCGCAGGTAGCGGTCCCAGTCCCAGTACGGGCCCGGGTCGGTGTGCGTGGCACCGGGGACCTCGTGGTGGCCGACGATGTGCTCGCGGTCGACGGGGATGTCGTAGCGGGCGCTGATGTCGGCCGCCAACTCGGCGGAGGCTTGGTAGGCGAAATGGGTGAACCAGCGGTCCGGTGCGTCGACGAAGCCCTCGTGCTCGATGCCGATGCTGCGTTCGTTCCACTCCCGGTTGCCCGCGTGGTACGCCACGTCCGCCTCCCGGACCAGCTGTGCAACGTGTCCGTCGGAGGCGCGAACCAGGTAGTGGGCAGCGGCACGGTGCCCCGGGTCCTGGAAGGCCC harbors:
- a CDS encoding MFS transporter, whose product is MSLTQSRPGTLPSAAPEPRWTARLWAVLAVLCLVLFLDGLDVSMVGVALPSIGHDLGMATGSLQWIINGYVLGYGGLMLLGGRTADLLGRRRVFLVALAVFAAASLLGGLVDSGSLLIATRFVKGVAAAFTAPAGLSILTTTFPEGPQRNRALSVFSLFGALGYSSGLILGGLLTGIGWRWTFLMPVPLALLALVVGLILIPRDRRTETGGQDPAGAVTLTAGMLLAVYAVVTAPQTGWTSAATLAAFGVAALLLLAFVLIEQRVRHPLVRFGILRKATTVRANLSIVALMGSYLSFQFMMTLYLQDGLGWSPLRMAFALLPVGLIVAVGSPLTGRLVNRFGTAPLIITSMTSLTLGYVWFLATAGSSPDYVTAMLPSLLLLGGGFAFGYSAIMAQATEGIADSEQGLASGLVQTSGQVGAALVLAVLTAVITQAGDSGADFTAYHPGLNLVTGVAAVGLLLNLVPVLRLRRR
- a CDS encoding alpha/beta hydrolase; translated protein: MKKALLSVCLGANSTAVAWTKHPEEFAEIQANVMLQPLEGRSIGEQFSKALGFEGGYDRLDQAVLERTGFHLAEQSPAKYASAITMPTLVAQEHDDVMTIPEAVQAVHDAIPVEVASISPGALLFVVGEHAQSRYFSEDACELAAEPKELYVVPGANHVDLYDRTDLIPFDKLEEFFTKNLA
- a CDS encoding NAD(P)-dependent alcohol dehydrogenase, with protein sequence MTTVAAYAAPAAKAPLERTTIERRPVGEFDVLIDIKFAGICHSDIHQVQEGWGTAIFPMVPGHEIAGVVSEVGPGVTKYQVGDRVGVGCFVDSCRECDHCKAGLEQYCTGGGMIQTYNYLDKDGQPTYGGYSEKIVVDENYAVRISDGLALDVAAPLLCAGITLYSPLKHWGAGPGKKVAIVGLGGLGHMGVKIAHALGAEVTVLSQSLRKQGDGLKLGADHYYATSDPKTFEELAGTFDLIVSTVSAPLDFSGYVNLLKIDGALVNVGAPEEPISVNVFPLIMGRRSIAGSAIGSIAETQEMLDFCAEHGFGAEIEVIAASEINEAYERVLASDVRYRFVIDTATI
- a CDS encoding (2Fe-2S)-binding protein — encoded protein: MSADLSESAVPPSTESGESPSGPSRRTVIATGVVVGGAVVAGGTFLAGSEEATAAEAAPSSRVSLTVNGTRRTVTVDNRTSLLDLLREHLDLTGSKKGCNAGACGACTVLVDGQRVNSCLTLAVRLEGADVTTIEGLAKGDQLHPLQQAFIDEDAFQCGYCTPGQIMSGVACIQEGHTNSPEEIREYMSGNVCRCGCYVKIVRAVEQTAGRK
- a CDS encoding xanthine dehydrogenase family protein subunit M, whose translation is MHPFSYTRVSDTREALKAGGAGGRYIAGGTTLVDLMRETVERPEALVDISGLPLREVTVTERGGLRIGALVQMAEAAAHPKVRTLYPVISQALELSASAQLRNMATIGGNIMQRTRCTYFRDVTAACNKREPGSGCAAREGFNRMHAILGTSDACVATHPSDVAVAFAALEATVHLLGPEGARTLPFADFLLRPGTTPNREQALRKGELITAVEIPTLPRPLKSGYLKVRDRQSYEFALTSAAVALHVRDGVIQEAKVAAGGVGTVPWKLPAVEQHLVGERPSESLWTSAAAQAADGARPLQHNGFKVELLKRTVERQLRIVGGTK
- a CDS encoding xanthine dehydrogenase family protein molybdopterin-binding subunit, translating into MSPQPQAAVGAPLSRVDGRLKVTGKALYAAEHDAEGVMHAVIVDASIGRGRIRSIDTRAAEKHAGVLRVIHHGNAPKLPYRDNAGSNNPAGRRLRVFQDDQVLFHGQPVAVVVATTLEAAQHGASLVKVRYDAEKPSTDITKAEPGEPTPYARGDAEAGLRSSAVRLDLKYEMARNHHNPMEPHATVARWEGNRLAVWDKTQWVMGTHDEIAAVFDLPADAVRVINPFVGGGFGSGLRCWPHTIVAALAARVTRRPVKLVLSRKQMYFGTGFRPAYEYRLRLGSDRRGRLNAAIHDIDHETSSYETFFEAVLGTGQMMYSMPNVRQAYRQVPLDVNTPIWMRGPGFAPASFVIESAMDELAHELGIDPIELRRRNEPAEDESTNEPFSSRRLSECYTVGAREFGWDRRNPKPRSTRDGNLLIGLGMAAGAYDCGRYPGQARARLDADGTAVVEAATTDMGPGTYTSQTQVAADALGLTMRAVTFRLGDSEYPFTSPHGGSSTMASVGSAVVDACNKVRQQAIKLAVEDRESPLYGVNADDVVVRNGRLHDRNNTARGETYKSLLARNDRSHLEANGSYEGPGSERSAYFAYSATFAEVSVDADLGLVRVRKMLGVYDAGRIISPKLAESQAFGGIVGGIGQALLEHTVTDHHDGRIVNSSLADYLVPVNADVPEIRSIYLEGEDNAGNLLGVKGLGEVVQVGVAAAIGNAVFNATGRRIRQLPITAEALL
- a CDS encoding XdhC family protein encodes the protein MLNIADTLHRWCREERPFALATVVDVTGSAPLPIGTSVAVDEDGNAIGSISGGCVEGAVYELCRQVLRDRGIPQRAWFGYSDDDAFAVGLTCGGELDVLVQRVDPAAQPHLGAALAEAVEGRPAAVAQVVDGPGGLLGATLSVLGDSWIADRALGDGPTGRAVGDRATAQLRSGSTGLVSLGGDADTCPEQLTVLVHAATTRPRMLIFGAIDFAAALAQAGRFLGYHVTVCDARPVFATEARFPYADEVVVDWPHRYLAQTTVDARTAVCVLTHDAKFDIPLLQLALELPVGYVGAMGSRRTHDERLRRLREVGVTDGQLAQLRSPIGLDLGARTPEETAISITAEIIAHANRRTGLPLARVSGPIHRVSGAASDIHEVCDFL
- a CDS encoding TetR family transcriptional regulator translates to MASRSSVTDATSDRIISAATAEFARHGIAGARVERIAKAARTSKERVYAYFRSKEALYRFVVGRELAAMAEAVPLDPADLPGYAGRMHDHAIRHPERHRLMMWGQLELPAGETPPDDPFQESLRRKIEQLRKAQDAGHLDPAWEPEDILVFVSQLALSWAGQTDLAPLGEKRDAFLATRRAAIVAAVQRLFPATA
- a CDS encoding aldo/keto reductase, coding for MQQRNLGRQGLTVSEIGYGAMGTAVGYGPSDDTGSIAAIRRAHELGVTHFDTAEMYGWGEGEKLLGNALAPIRDEVTIATKFGLTPTFAPNSKPEHIREVVENSLRNLNVDVIDVLYQHGPDPSVPIEDVVGVMKEFVDAGKVKYLGLSNTDSDAIRRAHAVHPISVLQHEYSIFAHDSEQFFPVLEELGIGLVAYSPLARGFLSGAVKSREHYDASDFRQMIPWWAPENFDQNLSIVSELTKLAESKGVSLSQLALVWLLAKKDYIVPIPGSRNPERVAQNVAAADLKLTADDLARIDEIAPDGGIGGRGM
- a CDS encoding N-acetylmuramoyl-L-alanine amidase, yielding MNDRHPAQPPSACPTPTRRAVLLGAGAALVVGLGGAAVSAGALQGQRAALRNGTVDHSSAQWIAASAANYRYADRPDDYTVDRIVIHVTQSRFTAAARAFQDPGHRAAAHYLVRASDGHVAQLVREADVAYHAGNREWNERSIGIEHEGFVDAPDRWFTHFAYQASAELAADISARYDIPVDREHIVGHHEVPGATHTDPGPYWDWDRYLRLVRAAR